CTTTGAGATTTTCAGATTCCGGTGAATTTGATTCAGATGAAGCTGAGTGTGATGGAATTAATTCTGATGAGGATGGTTTTGATGAAATTGATTCTGATGAAGCCGGATTTGATGAAATTAATTCTGACACAGCCGGTTCTGATCCAGTAAGAGATCGAGTTTCTTCCGGGGGATATGCTGCCTTTCCAGGAGGATTTTTTTTGCCCTTTTTTATAAAATAACCTGCCAGAAGCAGAATACAGAGTGCGACTGCTGCAAATATAAGGATCGTATTCTGTGAATTTGTCTCAGGTTGAGTTTCTTCTTCCAGATCCAGATCAACATTTTCAAAGTCCTCCTGGTAAAGAAGATCCTGCTGATAGGTTGGGAAGAGGAGAAGGTCGTGAACATAATCACCATCATCGGAGGTAATTATAACTTCTTCTTCAGTCTGATATACTATGGTGTTATCTTCGAGATAACTGGCAGTTATCAGATATGTTCCCTGAGTAAGGTTAAAAGAGTATTCAGCATCCGTTGCAACAAGATACTGCTCCGGAGTAGAGTTAATCTCGACTATTGAGTTCTCGAGGGGCTTAAAAGTATACCACTCGTATACAGACCCGTGAATCGTCGCCGCAACTGCGTTTCCCTGAACAAACAGCAGGAAAATAAATACACAGGCGATCTTGCAGAGCTTTCTAAAATTCACGAAGCTTTAAATGGGTTTTTAGCATAAATCTTTTACTTTTCATTATCAGAGGTTAAAATAAGCTGGAGGCGCATTAAAGTTTTATCAAGAAAATAGAGATCCAATCAAGCTTGCAAGCAAATATAATATAATTTATCAGTTTTATTCTGAAAAGTATGCTTATATGTCACTATTCCATTATCACAGTATTATAACTTGCCAAAGGAGGCAGTCAGATGAAAAAATTAGTGGTTGTTAGATATCTGGCTTATATCACATTTATATTAATCATACTCAGCATACTGTCTGGAGAAGCATTTGCTGCCAAATCTTCACCGGAGAATGGAAATCGAAATCAGTATGCAGATGAAAATACTATCGATACAGAAAATTATGAAAACAGTTCAGAAAAGAATAGAGGTACTGAAAGTTCAGGTTCCGAAAGCGTGAAGGAAGAGGAAAGAATCCAGACGCAGGACAGGGATAAATATACAGCTTATAAACTGGAAAGAAAACATACCCAGGAAGAGCTTCAGTTACAGAAAAGTGAATACAGGGAAGCAAAAGGGGATTTCCTGAAAGTAAGAAATAAAATTCAGACAGGAAAAATTAATCCGGGTTCTGAAGAAGCTATAGATGCCACTAAAGTCTACCTTAATTCAAGTATCAGCTATATGATAGCCCACCTGAAAAATGTAAAAACCAATATGCAGCATTCAAACGGCAGTGGAGCAGAAGAAAAGATAGCTGCTATAGATGAAAGCATTAAAAGGCTTGAGGCTGAACAGGCAGCAGTTAAAGATGCATCCAGCCAGGCTGAACTCATTACTTCAGTCAGTTCCGTGCGCGGGATATGGACCAATGCACAGAAAGCCAGCCTGGCAGGTGCAGGGCAAATCGTTAGCCAGAAAGTAGGGGAGTTCCTTGAGAAATCAGAAAATCTCTCTGGCGGGCTTGAGGTTCAGATTCAAAGCCTGAACGAAACCGGTGTCAATACTGCTGATCTTCAGACAAGGCTTGCCAGTTATAATCAATATATAAAAGCTGCCCGTGAGAAGAAAGCAACTGCTGATTCTATTTATGAAGACGACACTGCTACCCAGAACGATCTGAAAGTGGCAAACAATTATCTGCGTGAATCTCTAAATAATGTGAATAAGGCGAATCAGATACTTAAAGTAATTTTCGATGAATTGAAGGGACATGGCTTTAATGAAATCGGAAAAGTTATAACAGAAAATGATATAAAAACAGAACTTAATAATACAAAAGGTACAGATTAATAATTATCTATATGAATTGATAATTAATCTGTAAAAACGGTACTCCTGTAAACGAATTAATTATTCAGAAGCAGAATAAAAAACATCCCCCAGAAGAAAAGGCTGAGAACTTCTCTGATTATAGATTTAGAATTAGGAGACATTAAAATGGCTAAACTCACTCATCTGCTTTTACTGTTAGCCTTAATAGTCTGGCTTGCAGGATCCGGTTGTGTTGGAAATAGTGAATCTGATATGGATGATGAAAGAATTAATCCTGACGCCGGAGCAGAGAATGGGATATCGGATTATTCAGAAATAGAACTTACTCAGGCTGAAATTCAGGAAATTGACAATGACATGATTGAGCTTCAGCAACTGCTGGAAAATGCAAGTATTGAAGACGAAATAGTACTTGAAGAACTCCCGGGTGTAAAACAAAAAAGCCGGAATAGCTGAAAGTGAGACGAGAAGAAGACAAAAGGTAAATAAAAACAGGAGTAAAAAGTGAAGAGATAAAAATAGTAAGAAGTGAAAAACGTAAATGAAATGAAAAGATAATTTCAAATGAAATATTCAAATGAAATATTCAAATGAAATATTCAAATGAAATATTCAAATGAAATATTTAATTAAAAAATATCCTTCATACTCTGTCTTCTCAAAATCTCCTTTTCAAGCACTGAAGTTTTTTGTTCCAGTTTTCTATTCGATTTTGTTCTCTGTCTCTGTTAATCCGATATTAACCTGTTTAATTCGGTTAATGGTTTATGCTTATTGCAGGCCAGAGTCTGGAGTTTTGATTTTTAATCCAGCCATTATTTTTCAGGTAATACCAGGAATGAATCGGATTATCCTCAGTAAAATCCAGCTTTTACAGGCAAAACGCTACTATTTAATTATTTTATTTATGTGATGCTGAAGATCTATATTCGAAAGAGAAAAATCAAAAATATAAAAGTCCGTACAATCACTAATTATTTTTACACAGATGTCGAATTGAAGTATAAAAAGCTTACTTTAATTAGCAGTAATTTACTGAGCACAAATGCCTTTGAAGTCTTATGTGATTAATAGAATCAATGTTGGGCTTTAAATTAAACATTTATCTACTTATAACCCTCTTTATGAAAAAATATGCTTATATATTATCCCTCCTCAATAATATAACAATCAAAAATTTCAATGGAGGAAGTCATACGACTAAGCCAGGGGAAATTATCCATTATGCTTCTTATCTAACCTTAATATTCATACTTTTTAGTGTACTATCACCGTCAGCTCTTGCCGGAAATGGGGCTGGGGCAGGTAATGCTGACAGGAATGGAAAGTCTTTTGAAACTTTTCAGAAAACTGAATTGCTTCAGGAGAAAAATCAGGAAAAAAATCAAAATGAGAATTTAACCCGGGGACAGAAACAGCCTCATGAAGAAGTGCAGGAAAGAAAACAGTTAAAAGAAAAGCTAAATACTCAGAAAAATAATTACCAGAATTCGAGGAAAAACTTCCTTATAATTAGGAGCAGGTTAAGAGCAGGAAATTACAATGAAAAAGACCTGGAAACTACAAGGGAATACCTGAATGCAAGTATTGACTATATGATAGCCCACCTTGAAAAAGTTCAGTACAACCTTGAACAGTCGAACGGGAGCGGCACGGAAGCGAGAATTAATGCTATTGAGGAAAGAATAAGCCAGCTACAGGAAGAGAAGAAAGCTATTGAAAAAGCCGAAGACCTTGAAGACTTTACAAAAGCAACTGAATCTGTGCGCGGCGTCTGGAACAATGTGAAAAACAGGACTGCTGTAGAGACTGGACAGACTGCAGGCGAGAAAATAGATGATTTTGCTAACAAATCAGAGTCAATTTCCAGAAAGCTTGAAAAAGAACTGGAAAAACTGAATGAAACCGGAGTAAATACATCTGAACTTGAGTCAAAGCTTGAAAATTATAATGCCCTGATGGCTTCAGCAAGGAAGAATAGCGAGGCTGCAAAAGAGATTTACAATAAAGAAAACGCTACCGAGGAAGAACTTTCAAAAGCAAACGGTTATCTTCAAAATGCACTTGGAGAAATAAAAGAAGCAAATCATGTCCTGAAAGAAATCTTCGAGGAATTGGAGCAGTATAGATCTGAAGAGACCAACAGAAACAGAGCCAGAAATAATCCAGAACCAGAGTTCGATGATGCCAAAAATGGAACGGAAAATGAATCAGAAAATTCCACTGAGGAAGAACTGGAGAGTTAAGGGGGCAAAAAAATGGTAAAATTTACACATATATTTGTAATCTCAATATTAATTTTCTGGCTTGCAGCATCAGGCTGCGTTGAAGACAATACAGACGTGGGAGAAGCAGGTATATCCCAGGAGATTCCGGGTGCAGAGGATGGTGAAAATACCTCAGCAAAACAGGAGCTAACCGAAGCAGATCTTAAGGAGTTTGAGGAAAATGTTACAGACCTTGAGGACCTGCTAAATAATTCAAGCCTTGACGAAGAAATAGTTATTGAAGAACTTTAAAAAAGATATTTAAGAATAGATTAAAAAAGATATTTAAGAATAGAAAAAGATGATCTCATTTGAAGAACATCTTTTCTTTATTTTTCATTTTCCGGACTTCGTCTTCCAGGGTTTCTAACCTTGCTTCAAGCTCATTCATGTCTTTTCTTGTGAAAACATCTGCCTTTGCAATGGCATCCTGCATTTTATCAGATATTTTCTTTTCGAGGTCAATCCTCTGTTTCCTGCTCTCCTCCACCAGGTCCTGAACAGTTCTCTTGCCTTCCTCTTTGCTGATATCCCCTCTGTCGACAAGGTCTTTCACAAGTTCATTTACTCTATCTTCTGTCATTGCCCACAGGCCAGCCCCTATGAGCCCAAGTTTTCTGACGGATTCTTTCATGTATAAACACGCATCCCTGATTATTAAACTGAATGTAATTAATTAGAAATAATATGTGAAGTATTAAAAACTGATAATGTATTAAAAGGTTGTAATGTATTAAAAACACTTTTATCATTAGAAGAGTGTCCATGTTTTAACAGTGGAAATCTATTTCTGCAATTTAAGTTTTGTCCTTCAAATATAATGGTAAATTTTTTACTCTTTATATCGGCTATCCGTCAATGGTTTTTGATTCGATAAGAATAAGTTGAAAAAACCTGTAAAGAAGTTCAAAAGTTGTTTGAAGTTTTCCCTATGGTGAATATTCAGCAACCTTCCTGTTCTTTATTCCATTTTAATGGAGATATTAGTAAAATATATTAAATAGGAATAAATACGCCACCATATCACCTATGCCATAATTATAATCACTGGAGTTATATTATTCGGTACTTCAAGAAAAAAGTTACCTCTTCCCAGGGCTCACGATTCCGAAATACAGGAAGGTAACTACAGGCAGGGAAAAATTAGAAGATTTACAGCTTTTCATGCCATAGTCTCACTTTCTGTAAGTCTGTGCATTGTATATAATGTATCTTTTTCAGAGTGCCTTTTTTAATAAATTACTATTGTATTATAAATATCAATAAAAAAACTCCAACTTATTTATACAAATAAATATAATCTGTGATGAAGTTTAAATTCCCATAACAAATCCCCAATAATTATGATGATTTACAATGGCTAAACTCAATGAAGCTGAGACACGGAAAAGACTGATAGATCCGATGCTTGCTGCTGCAGGGTGGAATATCGTTTTCTATGATAAGACAAAAAGACAAGATAATTACAATAATTGTGCGATAAGAGAGTATCCAACTGATTACGGACCTGCAGATTATGCGCTTTGCGTAGGAGGAAAAATCCTCGGAATTATTGAGGCAAAGAAAGAAGAGTCTGGTACACAAAGTGTTTTAACTCAGGCTGAAAGGTATTCACGTGGGCTTTCAAATAACCCTTTCAATTTTAACGGATACAGAGTTCCTTTTTTATATTCCACTAACGGAAAAGATATCCGGCACCACGATGTACGCCCTGCTCTTAGCCGTTCGAGACCAATATTCGGATTTCACACACCTGAGGCGCTGGTTGAGAAGTTAAATTATGACTCTGAAGATAGAAGTACCACATTTTTTGAGATCCCTGATAATACAAGAATGAGACCATATCAGCGTGAAGCCTGTGATGCTATAGGGAGGGCTATTGTTGATCGGAAACGGACAATGCTGGTCGCAATGGCTACCGGAACCGGGAAGACATTTACGATTGTCAATCTTATTTACCGCTTGATTAAGGCAGGGGTTGCAAAAAGAGTCCTGTTTCTTGTTGACAGAAGAGCACTTGCTGCGCAGGCGGTCAGGGCTTTTTCGTCCTTTGAAACTGAGCAGGGACTGAAATTTGATAAAACCTATGAGGTTTACAGCCAGCATTTTCAAAGAGGCGATTTGGATGAAAACGAAGCTTTTGATTCAAATTTGATCCCTGAAGCCTACCTTACAGACCCGAAGCCAGAGCACAGTTTTGTATATGTATCCACAATTCAGCGGATGACCATTAACCTGTTCGGAAAGGCTTCTGATTATTCATGCAGTGACGAGCCCGAGGATGAAGATGCAGGGCAGCTTGATATTCCAATTCATGCTTTTGACCTGATCATAGCTGACGAATGTCACAGGGGTTATTCCGCACAGGAGGTTTCGGTTTGGAGAGACACACTTGACCATTTTGATGCTATAAAAGTAGGGCTTACGGCTACGCCTGCTGCTCATACACTTGCATACTTTAAAGATGTCGTTTATAAATACGGTTATGAACAGGCTGTCAGAGACGGATATCTAGTTGACTATGATATTGTTGCACTGGAATCAGGCGTCCGCATGAGTGGGATATTCCTTCGTGAAGGAGAAATGGTCGGAGTTATAGATTCCGAAACAGGGCAAAGTAAAATAGACACTCTTGAAGACGAACGTGAGTTCTCGGCTGAGAAGATCGAGAAGGAGATTACTAATATTGATTCTAATAAAAAAATCCTTCAGGAGATCAAACGGTATGCCGATGAGCATGAAGAAAGATATGGACGCTTTCCAAAGACCCTGATCTTTGCCGTACAGGACCTGGCAAATTCTTCTTCCCATGCTGACCAGATAGTTGATCAGGCAAGGGATATTTTTGGTAGAGGGGATTCGTTCGTCCAGAAGATTACAGGCAAAGTTGACCGACCTTTGCAGAGGATAAGGGAGTTCCGGAATAGGAAAGAGCCTGGAATAGCAGTAACGGTTGACCTTCTTTCAACAGGGGTTGATGTCCCGGATATCGAGTATATTGTGTTTTTAAGATCCATGAAATCCCGAATCCTGTTTGAACAGATGATCGGGCGTGGTACGCGCAAAGGGGAACATTATCCCGATAAGTCTCATTTTGTCGTTTTTGACTGCTTTGGCGGGACCCTCATTGATTATTTCAAAGGGGTTACGGGTGTAACAGCCGAACCGCCCAGAAAGGAAGTAAAACCGATAAAAAAGGTTATTGAAGATATATGGAATAACCGGGACAGGGCTTATAATGTGCGTGTCCTGACAAAAAGGCTCAACAGAATCGATAAGGAGATGAGCGGAGAATCCCGGGATATGTTCAGCGCTTTTGTAGAAAAAGGTGATCTGAACCGATTTGCTATCTCTCTTGAAAGGCGGCTTTCAGAGGACTTTACAGGGACGATGGGAATCCTGAGAAATCCTGACTTTTTGAACCTCCTTGAGAATTACCCCAGACCACCAAAGACTTTCCTTGTGGATTATGCAATAAGGGACGTGGTTTCATCCACATGGATAGTCAGGGATGCGGCTGGCAAAGAATATAAACCGGATGATTATCTGAGTATTTTTTCTGATTTTGTAAAAGAGAATTTCGAAAAGATTGCTGCAATCGGCATTCTTCTTGACCGCCCGCAGGAATGGAACACGGATGCACTTGGAGAGTTAAAAGAGAAACTTGAGTCTTCCCAGCAGCGGTTCACTATCGAAAATTTGCAGAGGGCACACAAAGAGAAATATAATAAAGCTCTTGTGGACATTATTTCGATGATCAAGCACGCTGCCCGCGAAGAAGAGTCTCTCCTGACAGCGGAAGAACGGGTCAGCCTGGCTTTTGACCGGGTAACCGTGGGAAAAGATTTTACATCTGATCAGCGTTTATGGCTTGACCGCATCAGATCGCATTTGATTGCAAACCTCTCCATTGACAAAGAGGACTTTGAATATATTCCCGTGTTTTCCGATTACGGCGGCTGGAATAAAGCTAACCGTGTTTTTGAAGGCAAGCTTTCTACTTTGATTTCAGAATTTAACAGGGCAGTTGCAGCATGAGTGATATTGTACAGAAATTATGGGGTTTTTGCCACACTTTACGGCATGAAGGTATCGATTACGGCGATTATATCGAACAAATTACATACCTGCTTTTTTTAAAAATGGCTGACGAGCGGGAAATTAAACTTCCTGAAGCCTGCGACTGGCAGTCCCTGAAAGAAAAATCAGGAACCGAACTCACAGAGCATTATAACGATGCACTTCGGACACTTGGTAAGCAGGAAGAGCTCCTTGGTGATATATTTGCAGGCGCTCTTTCTCGTTTTCACAACCCTGTGAGCCTTAAGAAGATTATTTCCCTTATCGATGAAACCGAATGGACAGGCCTTGATATCGATGTCAAAGCAATGGCTTTTGAGGGCCTCCTTGAAAAAGCGGCAAGCGAAGGAAAGAAAGGTGCAGGTCAGTATTTCACTCCAAGGATTGTGATCCAGACAATTGTAAGATGCACAAAACCCGACCCCCGAAACCACCGTGATTTTTCAATTATGGACCCTGCATGTGGGACCGGCGGTTTTCTGGTCTGCGCCTATGAATGGCTGAAAGCTGTAACCGGAGGCGGAGCCCTTGAGCGCGACCTTGCAAAAAAAATCCGCTACAGCACCTATTTCGGGCAGGAACTTGTGGAACGCCCGCGCAGGCTTGCCCTTATGAACCTCTACCTTCACGGTATCGAGCCTGAAATCAAGCTCGGAGATTCCATCTATGAAATCCCGGAATCAAAAAAGTTCGATGTGGTACTCACCAACCCACCCTTCGGGACAAAAGGCGCAAACCAGGCCCCTGTCCGTGAAGATTTCGTTATCGAAACCTCAAACAAGCAGCTAAATTTCATCCAGCACGTAATGACAATCTTGAAACCCGGTGGCAGAGCTGCAATCGTGGTCCCTGACAATGTGCTTTTTGCCGACCAGGCAGGAGAGGTTTTCAAGGTGCTCTGCGAAGACTGCGACCTGCACACGGTCCTCCGGCTTCCGGACGGCACATTTACGCCCTATTCCCCGGGCACGAAAACCAATGTGATTTTTTTCACGAAAGGCATCCCCACAGACCGGACCTGGGTCTACGACTGCCGGACCAATGTGCCGAAGATCACGAAAAAAGACCGCCCGCTTACAAAAGAGCATTTTGCGGAGTTTGAAAAGTGCTTTGGCTCCGACCCCAACGGCAGGGCAAAACGCGAGGAAAAGGATTCTCAGGAAGACCGCTGGCGCAGTTTCCATATCTCCGAACTCAAAGCCCGCGACTACAAGATTGATTCTCTGAAGTGGCTCAGGGACGATTCTTTAAGCGATACCGACGACCTGCCAGATCCTGAAGAGCTTGCCGCGGAGGCTATTGATGAACTTGAAGCGGCGCTGGGTGAGTTGAATGCTATTCTTGATTTGATGGGGAATGGGTATGCAGCAGAAGAGTGAATTGCCGGAAGGGTGGAAGTCAGTTTCACTTGGAGAACTGGTTCAACCCTCAAAAGAAAAAATAGAACCCTCGGAGAATCCCAATCTAAAATATGTTGGTCTTGAACATATCGAATCACATAAATGTCAAATAAAAGGTTACGGTTTTTCAGTAGATATAAAGAGCACAAAAACGATGTTCCACAGAGGAGACGTTCTCTATGGAAAACTGAGGCCATATTTAAACAAAGTTTGTGTCCCTAACTTTGATGGTGTTTGCTCAACTGATATTTTAGTATTTAATGCAACTTCGAATCTTAACAATTATTATTTAATGAGATTTTTATCTACCCCTAACGTAGTAGACTACGCAAGCAACAATTCCTCTGGAGTCCAATTACCAAGAATTAATTTTCAAAAATTATCCAGTTACACTGTCCCTCTCCCCCCACTCTCCGAACAGCACCGCATCGTTTCAGCTATTGAAGCACTTTTCGCCCGTCTGGATGCAACAAATGAAAAGCTTGACAGGGTGCAGGAGATTTTGAAAAAATTCAGAGAATCGGTGCTTGCGGCTGCTTGTGAGGGTAGACTAACTGAAGTATGGAGGGAAGAAAATCAAGGGATAGAATTTAAGGTTGATATTTTAGATTCCATTGATTTAGGTTCATCCGTAGATTCAGAAGTAATAATCGATGAATTTAACCTTCCTGACACATGGAAATGGACAACTGTCGATTCTATTGGACATGTTAAAGGTGGAAAAAGACTTCAAAAAGGTTCCAACCTCGTTAATTATGATACATCTTATCCTTATCTCCGTGCAGGGAATCTTAAAAATGGAACTGTAGAAGGAGAAATATTGTACCTTCAACAGAATGATTATAATCAGATTTCAAAATATACAATAAGTTCTTCTGATGTTTATATCACTATCGTTGGAGCTTGTATTGGTGATTCAGGAATTGTCCCTGAAGAATATGACGGAGCTAATCTAACTGAAAACGCTGCAAAGGTGTGCGATCTCCATGGAGTCTTCAATCAATATCTTGCTCTTGTTTTTCGGTCAAAAATAATTCAAGATCAAATCCAAAATAAAATATTTTCTGCATCACAAGGTAAATTAGCGTTGATTCGAATCAGAAAACTTTTGATCCCTCTGCCCACTCTTCCCGAACAGCAAGAAATAG
This window of the Methanosarcina mazei S-6 genome carries:
- a CDS encoding type I restriction-modification system subunit M, producing the protein MSDIVQKLWGFCHTLRHEGIDYGDYIEQITYLLFLKMADEREIKLPEACDWQSLKEKSGTELTEHYNDALRTLGKQEELLGDIFAGALSRFHNPVSLKKIISLIDETEWTGLDIDVKAMAFEGLLEKAASEGKKGAGQYFTPRIVIQTIVRCTKPDPRNHRDFSIMDPACGTGGFLVCAYEWLKAVTGGGALERDLAKKIRYSTYFGQELVERPRRLALMNLYLHGIEPEIKLGDSIYEIPESKKFDVVLTNPPFGTKGANQAPVREDFVIETSNKQLNFIQHVMTILKPGGRAAIVVPDNVLFADQAGEVFKVLCEDCDLHTVLRLPDGTFTPYSPGTKTNVIFFTKGIPTDRTWVYDCRTNVPKITKKDRPLTKEHFAEFEKCFGSDPNGRAKREEKDSQEDRWRSFHISELKARDYKIDSLKWLRDDSLSDTDDLPDPEELAAEAIDELEAALGELNAILDLMGNGYAAEE
- a CDS encoding type I restriction endonuclease subunit R, encoding MAKLNEAETRKRLIDPMLAAAGWNIVFYDKTKRQDNYNNCAIREYPTDYGPADYALCVGGKILGIIEAKKEESGTQSVLTQAERYSRGLSNNPFNFNGYRVPFLYSTNGKDIRHHDVRPALSRSRPIFGFHTPEALVEKLNYDSEDRSTTFFEIPDNTRMRPYQREACDAIGRAIVDRKRTMLVAMATGTGKTFTIVNLIYRLIKAGVAKRVLFLVDRRALAAQAVRAFSSFETEQGLKFDKTYEVYSQHFQRGDLDENEAFDSNLIPEAYLTDPKPEHSFVYVSTIQRMTINLFGKASDYSCSDEPEDEDAGQLDIPIHAFDLIIADECHRGYSAQEVSVWRDTLDHFDAIKVGLTATPAAHTLAYFKDVVYKYGYEQAVRDGYLVDYDIVALESGVRMSGIFLREGEMVGVIDSETGQSKIDTLEDEREFSAEKIEKEITNIDSNKKILQEIKRYADEHEERYGRFPKTLIFAVQDLANSSSHADQIVDQARDIFGRGDSFVQKITGKVDRPLQRIREFRNRKEPGIAVTVDLLSTGVDVPDIEYIVFLRSMKSRILFEQMIGRGTRKGEHYPDKSHFVVFDCFGGTLIDYFKGVTGVTAEPPRKEVKPIKKVIEDIWNNRDRAYNVRVLTKRLNRIDKEMSGESRDMFSAFVEKGDLNRFAISLERRLSEDFTGTMGILRNPDFLNLLENYPRPPKTFLVDYAIRDVVSSTWIVRDAAGKEYKPDDYLSIFSDFVKENFEKIAAIGILLDRPQEWNTDALGELKEKLESSQQRFTIENLQRAHKEKYNKALVDIISMIKHAAREEESLLTAEERVSLAFDRVTVGKDFTSDQRLWLDRIRSHLIANLSIDKEDFEYIPVFSDYGGWNKANRVFEGKLSTLISEFNRAVAA
- a CDS encoding phasin family protein — translated: MKESVRKLGLIGAGLWAMTEDRVNELVKDLVDRGDISKEEGKRTVQDLVEESRKQRIDLEKKISDKMQDAIAKADVFTRKDMNELEARLETLEDEVRKMKNKEKMFFK
- a CDS encoding restriction endonuclease subunit S encodes the protein MQQKSELPEGWKSVSLGELVQPSKEKIEPSENPNLKYVGLEHIESHKCQIKGYGFSVDIKSTKTMFHRGDVLYGKLRPYLNKVCVPNFDGVCSTDILVFNATSNLNNYYLMRFLSTPNVVDYASNNSSGVQLPRINFQKLSSYTVPLPPLSEQHRIVSAIEALFARLDATNEKLDRVQEILKKFRESVLAAACEGRLTEVWREENQGIEFKVDILDSIDLGSSVDSEVIIDEFNLPDTWKWTTVDSIGHVKGGKRLQKGSNLVNYDTSYPYLRAGNLKNGTVEGEILYLQQNDYNQISKYTISSSDVYITIVGACIGDSGIVPEEYDGANLTENAAKVCDLHGVFNQYLALVFRSKIIQDQIQNKIFSASQGKLALIRIRKLLIPLPTLPEQQEIVRRVDALFAFADSIEAKVTVAREKTEKLKQSILAKAFSGELVEIEAEIARREGRDYESAEVLIERIKEERGKGGRNDET
- a CDS encoding helix-turn-helix transcriptional regulator, which codes for MNFRKLCKIACVFIFLLFVQGNAVAATIHGSVYEWYTFKPLENSIVEINSTPEQYLVATDAEYSFNLTQGTYLITASYLEDNTIVYQTEEEVIITSDDGDYVHDLLLFPTYQQDLLYQEDFENVDLDLEEETQPETNSQNTILIFAAVALCILLLAGYFIKKGKKNPPGKAAYPPEETRSLTGSEPAVSELISSNPASSESISSKPSSSELIPSHSASSESNSPESENLKAESQMPEYAEPGEGISLEKVSGTNYELSGSHIGDVSEIVIPAQETEIPVQETELSVQKREKLPADSKTSISSLSEEKPDLLSPEVPKSREASLPDDLKEIMDLIRASGNRITQRELRKKSPYSESKVSLMLSDLEERGLIEKFKKGRGNIIRIPDSEILKQGEFLEKKE